The following are encoded together in the Bactrocera neohumeralis isolate Rockhampton chromosome 6, APGP_CSIRO_Bneo_wtdbg2-racon-allhic-juicebox.fasta_v2, whole genome shotgun sequence genome:
- the LOC126763192 gene encoding odorant receptor 67c-like, protein MTPIFKSSEFVPTVPDFVHIPFFLIKCLGVKLFKWTPDEPITKLQITLLALFTVFSIFNFTSMLLYVVYEDLETLLDITEFVLFWGFALNALMKGISMVCFRREIESILKGLIAKHPKTAEERATYQLVPYFRTINISNKYLSIWHLSITSIFVVHPFIASIHDYVSREDKNKSFDFTLPFMMTYFYDINQPLAYAVSYFLQCCGAFHVSLLFLSGDLLLISMVQLVNMHFGYLIYKIESFQPTGTDADMKVLGPLMVYHNEMLNYAERIDNTFGLATLLNYVGSCLVLCLICLQIAMGSEAVIVIKFIGFLVSTIVQVFFVSYFGNNLKDLSTGISDAFYNHPWYDANYKYMRMLVLPIARAQRYARLTAFKFFEISMDSFKSLCTTSYQFYTLLRTSIEEEDV, encoded by the exons ATGACGCCGATATTCAAAAGCAGTGAATTCGTACCAACTGTACCGGATTTTGTCCATATaccattttttctaataaaatgtttgggtgtaaaacttttcaaatgGACACCGGATGAGCCAATAACTAAACTACAAATAACACTACTGGCATTATTCACGGTTTTTTCGATCTTCAATTTTACAAGCATGTTGCTCTACGTCGTCTACGAAGATTTGGAGACCTTACTGGATATAACtgagtttgttttattttgggGATTCGCGCTGAATGCTCTGATGAAGGGCATTTCGATGGTCTGTTTTCGACGCGAAATCGAGTCTATACTTAAGGGCTTAATTGCCAAACATCCAAAAACGGCGGAAGAGCGTGCGACTTACCAATTGGTGCCATACTTCAGAACAATTAATATATCcaataaatatttgtcaatATGGCATTTAAGTATAACATCAATATTTGTTGTTCATCCATTCATAGCATCGATACATGATTATGTAAGCCGTGaggataaaaataaaagttttgacTTCACTTTACCCTTCATGATGACCTATTTCTATGATATAAATCAACCGTTAGCGTATGCGGTTTCATATTTCCTACAATGCTGTGGGGCATTCCATGTGTCACTATTATTTCTGAGTGGCGATTTATTGCTCATCTCCATGGTACAACTAGTTAATATGCATTTCGGATATTTGATCTATAAAATAGAGAGTTTTCAACCAACCGGTACGGATGCTGATATGAAAGTGCTCGGACCTTTGATGGTATATCACAATGAGATGTTGAA TTATGCTGAGCGAATCGATAACACTTTCGGCTTGGCCACACTTCTCAACTATGTCGGCTCATGTTTGGTACTTTGCCTTATTTGTCTTCAAATAGCGATGGGCTCGGAGGCTGTGATCGTCATTAAGTTTATCGGTTTTCTTGTTTCAACTATAGTGCAGGTCTTTTTCGTCTCCTATTTCGGCAATAATCTTAAAGATTtg AGTACTGGTATAAGTGATGCGTTCTACAATCATCCCTGGTACGATGCCAATTACAAGTATATGCGAATGCTAGTTCTACCCATAGCACGTGCTCAGCGTTATGCGCGCTTGACGGCTTTTAAATTCTTCGAGATATCAATGGATAGTTTTAAGTCG ctCTGTACCACATCATACCAATTTTATACACTATTGCGGACAAGCATTGAGGAAGAGGATGTTTAA
- the LOC126763191 gene encoding odorant receptor 67c-like has translation MMPSFKSSESAPTVPDFVDIPLFQIKFMGAKLFKWTPDEPRSKLQITLLGTFCVFATFNFTSMLLFVIKDELETSLDITEFILFWGFALNAMMKGGTMVCFRRDIEFVLKGLIARHPKTEEEREAFQLVPYFRTINASNKYLSIWHLSITLIFALHPMVSSLLRYIWRDDTNESYDFTFPFMMAYYYDTNQPLTYAVSYFIQCCGAFYMSLLFLSGDLLLISMVQLVNMHFGYLIYKIESFQPTGTDADMRTLGPLLEYHNEILDYAERIDGTFSLATFLNYVGSCLVLCLIGLQIVLGSEALSVIKFIGFLVSTIVQVFFVSYFGNNLKDLSTGISDAFYNHPWYDANYKYMRMLVLPIARSQRYAHLTAFKFFEISMDSFKSLCTTSYQFFTLLRTSMEEEDS, from the exons ATGATGCCGTCATTCAAGAGCAGTGAATCCGCACCGACTGTGCCAGATTTTGTAGATATAccattatttcaaataaaatttatgggCGCAAAACTTTTCAAATGGACTCCGGATGAACCGAGAAGCAAACTGCAAATAACCTTACTAGGAACATTTTGCGTTTTTGCTACCTTCAATTTCACAAGCATGTTGCTCTTCGTCATCAAGGACGAGTTAGAGACTTCTCTAGATATAACTGAGTTTATACTGTTTTGGGGTTTTGCGCTCAATGCAATGATGAAGGGCGGTACAATGGTCTGTTTTCGACGTGACATCGAATTTGTACTAAAAGGTTTAATTGCCAGACATCCAAAAACGGAGGAAGAACGCGAGGCTTTTCAATTGGtgccatactttcgaacaaTAAATGCATCcaataaatatttgtcaatATGGCATTTAAGTATAACATTAATATTTGCTCTTCATCCAATGGTGTCATCGTTACTTCGTTATATATGGCGTGACGATACAAATGAAAGTTATGACTTCACGTTTCCCTTCATGATGGCATATTACTATGACACAAATCAACCGTTAACTTATGCCGTTTCATATTTCATACAATGCTGTGGCGCTTTTTATATGTCACTGCTGTTTTTGAGTGGCGATTTATTGCTCATCTCCATGGTACAACTAGTTAATATGCATTTCGGATATTTAATCTATAAAATAGAGAGTTTTCAACCAACCGGTACGGATGCTGATATGAGAACGCTGGGACCGTTGCTGGAATATCACAATGAGATATTGGA TTATGCCGAGCGAATCGATGGCACTTTCAGCTTGGCCACATTTCTCAACTATGTCGGCTCATGTTTGGTACTATGTCTCATTGGTCTTCAAATAGTTTTGGGTTCAGAGGCTCTGAGCGTTATTAAATTCATCGGTTTTCTTGTTTCAACCATAGTGCAAGTCTTTTTCGTCTCCTATTTCGGCAATAACCTGAAAGAtttg AGCACTGGTATAAGTGATGCGTTCTACAATCATCCCTGGTACGATGCAAATTACAAGTACATGCGCATGCTGGTTCTACCCATAGCACGTTCTCAGCGTTATGCTCACTTGACAGCTTTTAAATTCTTCGAAATCTCAATGGATAGTTTTAAGTCG CTCTGTACAACTTCTTATCAATTTTTTACACTTCTGCGGACAAGCATGGAAGAAGAGGATAGTTAG